The following DNA comes from Candidatus Sysuiplasma acidicola.
AGTGCTCCGCGTGCGGTAAGGTGAATCGCAAACTCGGAGCAGAGAAGGTGTGGCAATGCCAGTGCGGTGCCACACATGACCGTGACTTCAACGCAGCCAGGAACATATGGTCACGGTCGAACCCGGTGTGTCTGCCCGTGACCCGGGCAGGAGCGGGAGGCTAATGAGGCCATACAGCAATACAAAGATGCTGAGCGGAAGCCTTCAAGTCAATGTTTTCAAGCAAAAATTGACAGGGTCTAACCAAATCATATATAGTTTCGAAAAATTAGCAGTACGGGAACCGGAATCACGCGTGAGCTCGAATGAACGGTAAAACTGAAGAGTTTCGGAAAAGTGAGCCGCCAGTAAGGTTTTTCACGGTTGATGAAGCCAACGATCTTATACCGACGCTGGAGTCGAGGCTGAAGGAGTGTGACAGGATACTCCTCGAGATCAGGACGGTGGCGGAGCTTGCTGAGGATATGGAATGGTACTGGGGGGAATCGATACGCGATGATGAGAATCCGGATCGCGGCGAATATCTTAAGCTCGAGAAAGAGAAGGATGCACGGATAGGGAAATGGAATGCGGCGGTCGGGAATATAAACGCACTGGGTGTCGTTCTGAAAAATCCTGATACAGGACTGATTGACTTCTACTCCTCCAGGGAAGGGCAGGTGATCTTCCTCTGCTGGCAGAGAGGCGAGCCGGAGGTTCGCTACTGGCATACGCTGGAGGGCGGCTATGCCGGCAGGAGGCCGCTGGAATGAGCATCTCACCACCATTTAATGCTGTTCTTCAGAACGGAAACTTTCTCTGAAGGCAGGGGCTTCCTGAAAACGTACAGGTGCTCGTGCCCGATTTTGTAGAAGTCATATCCATGTCCCTTCCATCTCTGCCTCCCGCTCGATGTTCCGTGCTGTATCTTGATTATGTCCTCCTTGAGCACGAAGCCTGCGGCCATGAATGAATTGAGCACTCCTATGCTGATGGGAACATAATGCCTCCTGTTTCTGGTATCACCTATCAGCACTGCACAGTATCTCCCTTCACCGAGTATCCGAAAGGCTTCCGATGCTACCGTTCTCATCGAATCCAGGAAATCGCGCAGATTCAAGTTAGACAGGTCTCCTGCCACCGATGAGCCGCCGTATTTGATGATGCCGCAGTAAGGCGGATGAATCAGCACAAGATGCGCTGATCCGTCAGCAAGCAGGTCGAGATTCCTCGCATCCCCGACGAACACTTCTTCACGTCTAGATCGCGCTTTCACTCCGGGCACACCGAAGTCGAGTCTGTTCATTGCAACCATGGCAGCGGCTGGATTAATATCCACGCCTATCCCCTTCCTTCCGAGCAGCGCACATTCTACGAGCGTGGTTCCGCTGCCGACCATCGGATCGCACACCGTTTCACCTGGTGAGCTGTATTTCAGAATGAGATTCCTGGGTATGTACGGACTCCAGTTCCCTCTGAAATTGCCGCTGTGCGTTGCCCAGTCGCCGCGATCACGGAAGCTCCAGACCGTCCATTCTTCCGGAACATACCCTTCTGGCTCGTATTTGTCTGGTTCTTGTCTCCTGGCAAGATCAATGCTTACATTTCCTACTGTGACGCAATCATTCCTCTTCATGAATTCAGTATATTCCCTGCGCGTGATCCTCTTCATTGAGCGCAACCGGCCGCGATCTGTTTCCTGCATAATTGTGGCGGGGGTATCCGGATCGTTCCTTTTAACTGAAACGCTCAACCCCCGCAGTCTCCTTTGTTATCTCCCTGCCGCGATCGTGCCCATGGTGCCTGCCGCTGGGCGTCGTTTTACATCGTGTTGCAGATTGTGATTAACGCGCGCAATCTGATGTGCCGGACGGAATACTGCAGATTACTTCTTCCTTGCCTTAATGTGCGAACTGTGATATTCGAACGAAAATTTTCCGATATTTGAGGACGATACATGTTCGATGGACACGTCTTCAAATCCTGCCTTTTCAAGCATGCTTCTATAAGCCTGCTCAGTCAGGCCGCCGCTTATGCAGGCCGACCACGAATCCATGTTCTTCTTCTCAGTTTCAGGTATTTCAGCGTCCAGCGTAACATCCGCAACGGCGAACATGCCGCCTCTCTTCAGCACCCTGAAAGCCTCCATGAAGACTGCCGATTTGTCCGGAGAGAGATTGATCACGCAGTTGGATATCACGTAATCGACGCTGTCCGATGCAATCGGCAGGCACTCAATCTCACCGAGTCTGAACTCGGTGTTAGAATACTTGTCCACGTACTTCTCGCGCGTGGCTCTCGCTCTCCAGATCATTTCCGGCGTCGCGTCAACGCCGATGGCCCTGCCGCCTGGTCCCACCAGCTGTGATGCCCTGAACACGTCTATACCGCCTCCACTGCCTAGATCCAGTACTGTCTCACCCGGCTTCGGTGTTACCAGGAGCATGGGCGAGCCACAGCCTGCGTTGATTGATGAGGCCTCTGCCGGCACGGTGTCCCTGCTTTCACGGCTGGAGCCTCCGCAACATCCATCGTCCTCTCCGCAACATTTCCCTGTTTCCGGCGTTGTTGCGAGCTTGGAATATCTTTCTTTCACAATGCTTCGGATTTCCAGTTCTCCTGCTCCTTTCATGCGAATTCCTCCTTCATTGAAAACATTTTCCAATTGAATCTGATTCAATTCCGTATGATTTTCTGTGATTTTCCGGTGCAGCACCGTTTTCACATGGAATCACAAGTGCGGGAGAGCATGGCAGCTTCCTTCTCATCAGCATGTCCGCGACTTTCTTGGCTGTGCTTCTCCTGCCCACATCCTCTATTACGATCCTCTTCCCTGTCTCGGCAGCAAATTTCCTCGCCCGCTCAACAGCTCTTGCCTGCTCGTCATCCAGGCGCAGCCTGTCACTCCTGGGCAGCTCGCTATACAGCATGCGCTTGGATCTGGCATATGTTATTCCGCTCATCGTGACGGAAGTTGGAATGTTTACCTCGGTAATGGCATATGGCACTCTTTTTACGCGCCTGCTTTTCACGACTATTCTTATTTCATCTGTGCTGCATTTTTCTGTCATACAATCTACTACTTACTGTAAGAAGTAGATAACTATATATGTCTAATCTGACTTCTGCTGACAAGAGACAGTATGAAAGCGGTGACTGACGCAAAAAGAAGCTCAGAGCAGATTCCGGGCGAGTTGTCGCAGGTCAGGGAAAGAGCCGTTTCCGGACTCAGGGAACTCGGACTTTCCAGCTATGCTGCGAAGGCATTTGTGACTATTCTGGAGCGTCAGCCAGTTTCAGCAGGAGGGATATGCGAGATCAACGGCACACCCGATTCCAAGATTTACTATGCTTTGAAGGAACTCGAAGACAGAGAACTTGTGATGGCACAGCACGGCACTCCCAGCGTTTATATGATTTCGAATGCACCGGGGCTGCTTCACGGGTTGGAGCAGGGTATACAGGCAGAGCATCGTCGGAGGATGGAGACGCTCCGCGAACTCGAGAGATCCATGGAAATGCTTGCCGACCGGAGGAAGATGTATGCACTCTCCTCTGTGGAAATAGCCTACGTCGTGAAGGGATTCAGAGGCGTCGTGGATATGATGAAGGAGTCGGTGGCCGAAGCACGCAAAGAGATAGTCCTTATGGCTGCAGACGAACGGCTGGTGAGTTCCCTCATCGAGTCGCTCAGGGAAGCACGCGACAAGCGCGGTGTAAACGTAGATATCGCATTTGGCGGCAAACTTGCCAAATCAGCTGAATTCAAGGACTGGCGCAGTCATTCAAAGGCACTGATATGCAACTGCAACGTGATTATTGCAGACTCGAGAAAGTTGGTTACCGCGGAGCTCGACGACCAGGAGAATCAATACGGCATCGTGACGCGCAATCAGAGCATGATCGAGTTGATGATGAAGTCATTTGAGAATCCCAGATGCTGTGTGTAATCTTCTGCGAAGTGAAGTGCCGTTGCCGGCGACCAGTCCACGCGGGACTCGGCCGCCTGCATGAATGTTATCCTGACTCGCGTATTGAGGTACGCTTATCTGCCGATAATTTCCTGCCCGTCCATGGCCTCCAGCCACTTCTTGCCCCATGAGCCCATGGCGTCGAGCATCGGGCCAAGATCCTGTCCCTTGGGCGCCAGCGTATAACGAACCTTGAAGGGCCTTATGCTGATGACCTCACGCACAACTATGCCGTCTGTTTCCAGCGATTTGAGTGTCTTGGAAAGCGTCTTCGAATTCAGGCTGGTTGCTCTGAGAAGATCGTTGAAGCCCATTCCTTTCATGCTCAAGTATCTGATGACTATGAGTTTCGCTTCGCTTCCCAGCGCTCTGATCGTTCCAACGACCGGACACAACTCGACGGCGGCAATGTTTTTTACGGATTGACTTGCTGTCACTGGATTACCACATCTTCACTTACTGGTTTTAATAGTTTCCTTATTCTACGAGCTTTACAAATGGAAGTGAAATCATGGCAAGACTGGTTAAGCATGAAAGAAACAAACCGTACCCTGTGGAAGCGAAAGCAGGCGAAACGATATACATATGTGCATGCGGGTTGTCAAAAAACAAACCTTACTGCGACGGCAGCCACAAGGCAACAGTTTCGGAACAGCAGGGCGAGCTGTATGTCTACGATGAACAACAGAAAGCAAA
Coding sequences within:
- a CDS encoding helix-turn-helix transcriptional regulator produces the protein MTASQSVKNIAAVELCPVVGTIRALGSEAKLIVIRYLSMKGMGFNDLLRATSLNSKTLSKTLKSLETDGIVVREVISIRPFKVRYTLAPKGQDLGPMLDAMGSWGKKWLEAMDGQEIIGR
- a CDS encoding transposase; translated protein: CSACGKVNRKLGAEKVWQCQCGATHDRDFNAARNIWSRSNPVCLPVTRAGAGG
- a CDS encoding DNA methylase; amino-acid sequence: MKRITRREYTEFMKRNDCVTVGNVSIDLARRQEPDKYEPEGYVPEEWTVWSFRDRGDWATHSGNFRGNWSPYIPRNLILKYSSPGETVCDPMVGSGTTLVECALLGRKGIGVDINPAAAMVAMNRLDFGVPGVKARSRREEVFVGDARNLDLLADGSAHLVLIHPPYCGIIKYGGSSVAGDLSNLNLRDFLDSMRTVASEAFRILGEGRYCAVLIGDTRNRRHYVPISIGVLNSFMAAGFVLKEDIIKIQHGTSSGRQRWKGHGYDFYKIGHEHLYVFRKPLPSEKVSVLKNSIKWW
- a CDS encoding CDGSH iron-sulfur domain-containing protein, with translation MARLVKHERNKPYPVEAKAGETIYICACGLSKNKPYCDGSHKATVSEQQGELYVYDEQQKAKVINHY
- a CDS encoding methyltransferase domain-containing protein; the encoded protein is MKGAGELEIRSIVKERYSKLATTPETGKCCGEDDGCCGGSSRESRDTVPAEASSINAGCGSPMLLVTPKPGETVLDLGSGGGIDVFRASQLVGPGGRAIGVDATPEMIWRARATREKYVDKYSNTEFRLGEIECLPIASDSVDYVISNCVINLSPDKSAVFMEAFRVLKRGGMFAVADVTLDAEIPETEKKNMDSWSACISGGLTEQAYRSMLEKAGFEDVSIEHVSSSNIGKFSFEYHSSHIKARKK
- a CDS encoding DUF2203 family protein, with protein sequence MNGKTEEFRKSEPPVRFFTVDEANDLIPTLESRLKECDRILLEIRTVAELAEDMEWYWGESIRDDENPDRGEYLKLEKEKDARIGKWNAAVGNINALGVVLKNPDTGLIDFYSSREGQVIFLCWQRGEPEVRYWHTLEGGYAGRRPLE